The proteins below are encoded in one region of Rhinolophus sinicus isolate RSC01 linkage group LG07, ASM3656204v1, whole genome shotgun sequence:
- the FGFBP3 gene encoding fibroblast growth factor-binding protein 3, whose protein sequence is MSPLRLRVSLLLLLLLGCCLLAAAGRNEGAGGSVAESARVPAGGSSGRFLSPERHTCSWQLLLPAPGPAAGSELALRCQGPDGARHQCAYRGEPERCAAYAARGSHYWKQVLGGLRKKRRPCQDPAPLKARLCAGKKGHGAELRLVPHASPPAHPTAAGFPGYFKPRARSRGRPREPALGFAARAPLLPSALPKGKSSKKAKGSKRKVASAADEERSLGARPDPDGLDENAKLTETYCAEKWHSFCNFFVNFWNG, encoded by the coding sequence ATGAGTCCTCTAAGGCTGCGAGTGTCgcttttgttgctgctgttgctgggTTGCTGCCTCCTCGCGGCCGCCGGGAGGAACGAGGGGGCGGGAGGCAGCGTGGCAGAATCGGCCCGGGTTCCCGCGGGCGGCTCCTCCGGTCGCTTCCTCAGCCCCGAGCGCCACACGTGCAGCTGGCAGCTCTTGCTGCCCGCCCCCGGGCCGGCGGCGGGCAGCGAGCTGGCGCTGCGCTGCCAGGGCCCGGACGGGGCGCGCCACCAGTGCGCCTACCGCGGGGAGCCAGAGCGCTGCGCCGCCTACGCCGCCCGCGGCTCGCACTACTGGAAGCAGGTCCTGGGGGGGCTGCGCAAGAAGCGGCGGCCCTGCCAAGACCCTGCGCCGCTCAAAGCCCGCCTGTGCGCAGGCAAGAAGGGCCATGGTGCGGAGCTGCGTCTGGTGCCCCACGCGTCCCCACCCGCCCACCCCACTGCGGCGGGCTTCCCTGGGTATTTCAAGCCCCGGGCCAGGAGCCGGGGACGGCCCCGGGAGCCTGCGCTCGGCTTCGCCGCCAGGGCCCCCCTTCTCCCAAGCGCGCTGCCCAAAGGGAAGTCCTCTAAGAAGGCTAAAGGGAGCAAGAGGAAGGTGGCCTCGGCCGCAGACGAGGAGCGATCCTTGGGGGCCAGGCCGGATCCCGACGGGCTGGACGAGAACGCGAAGCTCACGGAAACCTACTGCGCTGAGAAGTGGCACTCCTTTTGCAACTTCTTTGTCAATTTCTGGAATGGCTGA